The Pyrenophora tritici-repentis strain M4 chromosome 2, whole genome shotgun sequence genome window below encodes:
- a CDS encoding HIT-MYND zinc finger protein: MTESVPTANPSSETRPDSSSASSSAPTASSPVPNTQDEAISSSSSPVSTSVCAQCGKSPESLKQCIKCHSVHYCNKDCQKSHFKTHKKACPILAQEYVKLHEPKMASRSSGGAKGEGRERGIQKWQFDT, encoded by the exons ATGACGGAATCAGTACCAACTGCGAACCCCTCGTCAGAGACCCGGCCAGATTCATCAAGCGCCTCATCCTCGGCACCGACAGCCTCGTCTCCAGTACCCAACACACAGGATGAGGCTATTTCTTCTTCGTCAAGCCCGGTATCAACATCCGTATGCGCGCAATGCGGAAAGTCACCAGAATCGCTGAAGCAATGTATAAAATGCCACAGCGTGCACTACTGCAACAAAGACTGCCAAAAGTCACATTTCAAGACACACAAGAAAGCGTGTCCGATTTTGGCGCAAGAGTATGTCAAATTGCATGAGCCAAAGATGGCAAGTCGATCAAGTGGTGGCGCAAAGGGAGAGGGAAGAGAAAGGGGAATACAGAAGTGGCAG TTTGACACCTGA